One window from the genome of bacterium encodes:
- a CDS encoding aldo/keto reductase produces MHPEKPVLDRREFLQRGTLAGLSLGLLPLAQDAGAQTPAGVRRYKQLGRTDIRMSDISFGGSRLGSGEEDLVHHALDLGVNYFDSAESYTGGESEKTIGNALRGKRDKVYLTSKTSTWSSSRKEQMMETLEKSLRSLRTDYVDVYFNHAVNNPEVITNPEWHEFNALAKKQGKIRYTGISGHAGRLISCLDAGMAGGVDVFLVAYNFGQDPAFFERFTRGFDFIARQPALPAAIKKAKSKGIGIIAMKVLYGGRLNDMRPYEKGGATYAQAAFRWVLSNPDVDSLIISMTSRSLISEYVGASGWRSAAREDFRLLKTYAKINGASFCRQACDACEGACPKGVSIPDVLRTRMYARGYGDMRLARSEYAMLGAGAEACLTCESLACAGACPFGLKIEQLTGPTHRMLSGRA; encoded by the coding sequence ATGCATCCCGAAAAACCTGTCCTGGATCGCCGGGAATTCCTCCAGAGGGGAACCCTCGCCGGGCTCTCGCTCGGCCTTTTGCCGCTGGCTCAGGATGCCGGCGCGCAGACCCCGGCCGGCGTGCGCCGCTACAAGCAACTGGGCCGCACCGACATCCGCATGTCGGACATCTCCTTCGGCGGAAGCCGTCTCGGCTCCGGCGAGGAGGATCTCGTCCACCACGCCCTCGACCTCGGGGTCAACTACTTCGACAGCGCCGAGAGCTATACGGGCGGCGAGTCGGAAAAAACCATCGGCAACGCCCTTCGCGGCAAACGGGACAAGGTCTACCTCACCTCGAAAACATCCACCTGGTCCTCCTCCCGGAAAGAGCAAATGATGGAGACGCTGGAGAAAAGCCTCCGCAGCCTCCGCACGGATTATGTGGATGTCTACTTCAATCACGCCGTGAACAACCCGGAGGTGATCACCAACCCCGAGTGGCACGAGTTCAACGCGCTCGCCAAGAAGCAGGGCAAGATCCGCTACACGGGCATCTCCGGCCACGCCGGACGCCTCATCTCCTGCCTGGATGCCGGCATGGCGGGCGGGGTGGACGTATTTCTCGTGGCCTACAACTTCGGGCAAGACCCCGCCTTCTTCGAGCGCTTCACCCGGGGCTTCGACTTCATCGCGCGCCAGCCCGCCCTCCCCGCCGCCATCAAGAAAGCCAAATCAAAAGGCATCGGGATCATCGCCATGAAAGTCCTCTACGGCGGGCGGCTCAACGACATGCGCCCCTACGAAAAGGGCGGCGCCACCTACGCCCAGGCCGCCTTCCGGTGGGTGCTCTCCAACCCGGATGTGGACAGCCTCATCATCTCCATGACGAGCCGCTCGCTCATCAGCGAGTATGTCGGCGCCTCGGGGTGGCGCTCGGCGGCCCGGGAGGATTTCCGCCTCCTCAAGACCTACGCCAAGATCAACGGCGCTTCCTTCTGCCGCCAGGCCTGCGACGCCTGCGAGGGCGCCTGCCCGAAGGGGGTGTCCATCCCGGATGTGCTCCGCACGCGGATGTACGCCCGCGGCTACGGCGACATGCGGCTGGCCCGGAGCGAGTACGCCATGCTGGGAGCCGGGGCGGAAGCCTGCCTCACCTGCGAGTCCCTCGCCTGTGCGGGCGCCTGCCCCTTCGGCCTGAAGATTGAGCAGTTGACCGGACCCACCCACCGGATGCTCTCCGGCCGGGCGTAG
- a CDS encoding methyltransferase domain-containing protein: MKALGRSLDIGCGQAKKAGAFGVDINARTDADVLADVSGDGLPFQAGSFERIWISHIIEHVESPLRLLEEIHRVGREDAEIEGVTPHFSNPCSFADPTHRHHFSFYVPELFPRSGRARLGRTQVGESFSGVLLPGHRFLHGGPL; the protein is encoded by the coding sequence ATGAAAGCGCTTGGGCGTTCGCTCGATATCGGCTGCGGACAGGCAAAAAAGGCGGGCGCGTTCGGAGTGGACATCAACGCCCGGACGGATGCCGATGTTTTGGCCGATGTCTCGGGCGATGGTCTTCCCTTCCAGGCCGGCAGCTTCGAGCGCATCTGGATCTCCCACATCATCGAGCATGTAGAATCCCCGCTGCGGCTTCTGGAGGAGATCCACCGCGTCGGCCGCGAAGACGCCGAGATCGAGGGGGTGACTCCGCACTTCTCCAACCCCTGCAGCTTCGCCGACCCGACCCACCGCCATCACTTTTCATTTTATGTTCCTGAACTTTTTCCGCGATCAGGCCGCGCCCGCCTCGGGCGCACGCAAGTGGGCGAATCGTTTTCTGGAGTGCTATTACCCGGCCATCGGTTTTTACACGGGGGTCCGCTTTGA